Proteins encoded in a region of the Globicephala melas chromosome 1, mGloMel1.2, whole genome shotgun sequence genome:
- the LOC138842406 gene encoding cytochrome c oxidase subunit 6C-like, whose protein sequence is MAPDSLTKPQMCGLLAKRLRFHIVGALTVSLGVATFCKFAVAEPRKKAYADFYRNYDSIKYFEEM, encoded by the coding sequence TTCTTTGACAAAACCTCAGATGTGTGGCCTTCTGGCCAAGCGCCTGCGATTTCATATTGTTGGAGCACTCACTGTCTCCCTAGGAGTTGCAACTTTCTGTAAGTTTGCTGTGGCTGAACCAAGAAAGAAGGCATATGCAGATTTCTATAGAAATTATGattccataaaatattttgaagagatGTGA